The genome window TTCGCCTTGGTAGAAGGTCGCTGCGTCGGGTGTGTTCAACGCCTCACCCTGTTTGAAGCGCTCCACCAGGTCCGGGTTCGCCAGGAATGGCGTTCCGAACGCCACCAGGTCCGCTTCGCCACGACCGATGGCATTGCCCGCACGTTCCGCGCTGTAACCGCCGTTGGCAATGTAGGGGCCACCGAAGCGGCGCTTGAGTTCGAGGAAGTCGAACGGGCCTTCACCCAGTTCCACGATGTGCAGGTAGGCCAGGCCATAACGGCTGAGCATCCGGGCTGCGTATTCGAATGTCGCCTGCGGGTTGCTGTCGCTCATCGAGAAATAACTGAAGATCGGCGACAGGCGCACGCCCACCCGGCTGGCCCCGAAGACTTCGATCACCGACTCGACCACCTCCTTGAGGAAACGCGCGCGGTTCTCGATCGAGCCGCCGTAGGCATCGGTGCGTTGGTTGGTGCCGTCACGCAGGAACTGGTCGATCAGGTAGCCATTGGCACCGTGGATCTCTACGCCGTCGAAGCCAGCCAGCTTCGCGTTGACAGCGGCCTGGCGGAAGTCGGCGACCACGCCCGGGATCTCGTCGAGTTCCAGCGCCCGTGGCAGTTCATAAGGCTTGAGGCCTTCGGGGGTGTAGATCTCGCCATCGGCCTTGATCGCCGAGGGTGCTACCGGTTGGGCGCCGTTGACTTGCACCAGGGGATGGGACAGACGGCCCACGTGCCAGAGCTGCAAAAAGATTTGCCCACCCTCGGCATGGACCGCGTCGGTCACCTGTTTCCAGCCGGTGATTTGCTCAGGGGTAAAAATCCCCGGCGTTCTCAGGTAACCCTTGCCCTGGGCCGACACCTGGGAGCCTTCGCTGATGATCAAGCCGGCGCTGGCGCGTTGGCTGTAGTACTCGGCCATCAGGGCCGTGGCCGCATCGCCTGTTCCTGCGCGGCTGCGGGTCATCGGCGCCATGATCATGCGGTTTTTCAGGGACAGCTTGCCGACCTGGGCGCGGGACAGCAGAAGGTCGAGACCGATGTTGGTCATGATGTTCACCTCTATGGGATTCGGACAGTGGATCAGGGTTGAGTCGAGGAGCGGCTAGGCCAGCCGACCCTCTTGCTGCAAAACGGTGCCGATGCGCTGGATTTCCTTCTCGCCTTTTTCCAGTGCGGCTTTGCTGGTGTGCACGGAGTAGTAGCCCATCACCAGGTCGTGGGGATGCTTGACCGCCGAACCGAGCACGAAGGAGGTCGCGCCCTGGGCAACGATGTCGATGGCTCCGCCGGATTCTTCGAACACCACCATTTCCCCGGCATTGACGTTGCCGCCAGCGTCGAGGCTGCCGTCGTTGACCGCCAGCCAGGCAACGGTGTGCCCAGCCGGTGGCGTATAGCGCCAGCGTTCCTGGTCTTTCAATTGCACAGCCAAGTAGTTCATGCCCGCCGGGGCTGCAACGCTGCTGCGAGCCGCGCCATGTTGGCCGAGCAACACCAGCGCCGGACCCTCCCGGCGGATAGCGGAGGGCGCCAGGTAGACACTGTGGGCCGGGGCATTCTCTTCATCGGCCGGCAGCGCGACCCAAAGCTGGAAGCCTTTGATCGGCGAGCCCTCCACTGGCCTGCCGTCATGCCATACGCCATTGCCTGCGTGCATCCATTCCATGCCGCCGGAGGGCAACACGCCCGATTGACCGGTGGTGTCTTCGTAAGTCACCTGGCCGTCGATCATGTAGGTCAGCGTGGCGATACCGGAGTGGGGGTGCATGCCGAAACCTTTTGGCATGACGTTGTCCGTGAAAGCGAAGAGGTCGAGAAACACAAAGGGCTTGCAGAGTTGGCCGAGGTCGCCCGGGCTCATGAGGCGCGTGATCGGCCCGTGGCGGTTGCCCCGGGTGCGGTGGACGATGGTACGCGGTGGCGCTGCGACGATGCTGTTCATGGATGACCTCGGATTCTTGAGCGTTGGTGGCCTCGATGCGAGAAGGATAAGTGCCTGGCAATAGATTGATTAGTCGATACAATCGGATTGAACTCATCCAAAAAATGAAGGAATCGCGACCTGATGCTCGATCTGAATGATGTCGCACTGTTTGTCCAGGTGGTGCGCAGCGGCAGCTTTGCCGAAGCAGCCAGGCGACTGGGCATGCCTTCCAATACCGTGAGCCGGCGGGTCCAGCAGTTGGAGGCGCAATTGGGGAAGCGACTGTTGCAACGCTCCACTCGCAAACTCACGCTGACTCAGGTGGGGCAGGGGTTCTATGAACGCTGCGTCAGCGCCGTGGATGGGCTGACCGAGGCGGGGCAGGAACTGATGAAGGGCAGCGATGAACCCAGTGGCCTGGTGCGTATCGCGGCGATGGCGGATTTCTTCGATTTTTTCCCGATGCAATGGGTGGCCGACTTTCTCGTCGCGCATCCTCGGGTGCAGCTTGATTTCGTGCTCAGCGATGCCAAAGTCGACCTGATTGCCGACCGCATCGACGTGGCCTTTCGCGGCGGTGCGCTACAGGACTCCGGGTATGTCGGGCGCCAACTCATCAAGAACGAAGGTGATGGGATGGTCGCCAGCCCCGCCTACATCGCCAAGCGCGGTGCGCCGAGTTCGCTGCAGGAGTTGGCTCACCACGACAGCGTGGCCTTTGCCCATCCCAGCGGCTTGAGTCACTGGCGGCTCATCGGCCCGGACGGCACCGAGGAAGAGGTGCAGGTTCCCAGCCGCTTCAACGCCAACACCGCTCAAGCGTTGCGCAAGGCTGCCGTGGCGGGCCTGGGCATCGCCGTGCTGCCCTCGGCGCTGAGCAGCGTGGACCTGGACGCTGGAAGGCTGGTACGTGTGTTGCCGCAGTACCAGCGTATTGGCTTCGGCCTCAATGTGCTCTATCCGAGCCGGCGCCAATTGCCGCTGGCGGTCTCGGCGTTCATTGCGTTGGTGATGGAAAAGCTGGAGCTCAAGGCGTTTCCGGCGCGGTTGAACTGAGCTGGCCATTACGATCCGAGTCTGTGCCCACCGTTTGATCCTGGTTCAGCGAAGTGCATCGCAGAATCCGCGAATCGCTTCGCAGGCCTGGCGCAAGGACGCATCATCCAGGGCGTAGGCAATGCGAATGTAAGGGCCAAGTCCGAACGCGCTGCCGTGTACCACTGCCACGTCTGCTTCATCGAGCAGCGCGTGAGCGACATCTTCATCGGTGTGCAGCACCCGTCCTCCGGATGAGGTCCGGCCGATCAAGCCGGCACAGGAGGCGAACGCATAGAAGGCGCCACCCGGGCTTGCGCAGGCAAGACCCGGCGTGGCATTCAGCAGCGCCACCATCAAGTCGCGACGACGCTGAAACACGGCACGGCTTTCGCGAATGAAGTCCTTGGGGCCGTCCAATGCAGCCAAGGCTGCTTGTTGGGAGATTGAGCTGGCGCCCGAAGTCTGCTGCCCTTGGAGTTTTTCCATGGCCTCCAGCAGCCAGCGTGGCCCGGTGGCAAACCCGATGCGCCAGCCCGTCATGGCATAGGCCTTGGAAACCCCGTTCATGGTCAGGGTGCGCGAAGCCAGCCGTGGTT of Pseudomonas fluorescens contains these proteins:
- a CDS encoding alkene reductase is translated as MTNIGLDLLLSRAQVGKLSLKNRMIMAPMTRSRAGTGDAATALMAEYYSQRASAGLIISEGSQVSAQGKGYLRTPGIFTPEQITGWKQVTDAVHAEGGQIFLQLWHVGRLSHPLVQVNGAQPVAPSAIKADGEIYTPEGLKPYELPRALELDEIPGVVADFRQAAVNAKLAGFDGVEIHGANGYLIDQFLRDGTNQRTDAYGGSIENRARFLKEVVESVIEVFGASRVGVRLSPIFSYFSMSDSNPQATFEYAARMLSRYGLAYLHIVELGEGPFDFLELKRRFGGPYIANGGYSAERAGNAIGRGEADLVAFGTPFLANPDLVERFKQGEALNTPDAATFYQGEERGYTDYPTLAEARAQ
- a CDS encoding pirin family protein yields the protein MNSIVAAPPRTIVHRTRGNRHGPITRLMSPGDLGQLCKPFVFLDLFAFTDNVMPKGFGMHPHSGIATLTYMIDGQVTYEDTTGQSGVLPSGGMEWMHAGNGVWHDGRPVEGSPIKGFQLWVALPADEENAPAHSVYLAPSAIRREGPALVLLGQHGAARSSVAAPAGMNYLAVQLKDQERWRYTPPAGHTVAWLAVNDGSLDAGGNVNAGEMVVFEESGGAIDIVAQGATSFVLGSAVKHPHDLVMGYYSVHTSKAALEKGEKEIQRIGTVLQQEGRLA
- a CDS encoding LysR family transcriptional regulator: MLDLNDVALFVQVVRSGSFAEAARRLGMPSNTVSRRVQQLEAQLGKRLLQRSTRKLTLTQVGQGFYERCVSAVDGLTEAGQELMKGSDEPSGLVRIAAMADFFDFFPMQWVADFLVAHPRVQLDFVLSDAKVDLIADRIDVAFRGGALQDSGYVGRQLIKNEGDGMVASPAYIAKRGAPSSLQELAHHDSVAFAHPSGLSHWRLIGPDGTEEEVQVPSRFNANTAQALRKAAVAGLGIAVLPSALSSVDLDAGRLVRVLPQYQRIGFGLNVLYPSRRQLPLAVSAFIALVMEKLELKAFPARLN